The following coding sequences lie in one Pseudomonas monsensis genomic window:
- a CDS encoding class I SAM-dependent methyltransferase, which yields MTQNIYDDPEFFQGYSQMNRSIGGLDAAPEWPVLKALLLSMHGLNVVDLGCGYGWFSRWAVEHGAASVLALDVSEKMLERARATTTAANIRYERADLEQLDLPACSFDLAYSSLALHYIKDLPGLFAHLYAALKPGSHFVFSIEHPIFMAPRNPGWLIDAEGNKRWPLDSYQMEGERVTNWLAEGVIKQHRTVGTLLNSLIDAGFAIRHVNEWGPSDAEVAAQPALAEERERPMMMLVAVQR from the coding sequence ATGACGCAAAACATTTACGACGATCCCGAATTCTTTCAGGGCTATAGCCAGATGAATCGCTCCATCGGCGGCCTCGACGCGGCGCCGGAGTGGCCGGTGCTCAAGGCATTGCTGCTTTCCATGCATGGTTTGAACGTGGTGGATCTGGGCTGCGGCTATGGCTGGTTCAGCCGTTGGGCGGTCGAGCATGGCGCGGCCAGTGTGTTGGCGCTGGATGTTTCGGAGAAGATGCTGGAGCGCGCGCGTGCGACCACGACGGCGGCGAACATTCGCTATGAGCGCGCCGATCTGGAACAGCTCGACTTGCCCGCCTGCAGTTTCGATCTGGCTTACAGCTCACTGGCGCTGCATTACATCAAGGATTTGCCGGGGCTGTTTGCGCATCTATACGCGGCACTGAAACCGGGTTCGCATTTTGTGTTTTCCATTGAGCATCCAATCTTTATGGCACCGCGTAATCCGGGCTGGTTGATTGATGCTGAAGGTAACAAGCGTTGGCCGCTGGACAGCTATCAGATGGAAGGAGAACGGGTGACAAACTGGTTGGCCGAGGGAGTGATCAAGCAGCATAGGACGGTAGGAACGCTGCTGAATTCGTTGATCGATGCAGGGTTCGCCATTCGCCATGTCAATGAATGGGGCCCGAGCGATGCAGAGGTGGCGGCGCAACCGGCGCTGGCGGAAGAGCGGGAGCGGCCGATGATGATGCTGGTGGCGGTGCAGCGCTGA
- a CDS encoding pseudouridine synthase codes for MRVNRFLSNLPRYNRQQVRLLLVEKRVRIDGKVVSDPHSEVLDFSRVEVDDEVLQVGKPARYFMLHKPPGCVSATRDPQHPTVLDLIDEPDKDDLHIAGRLDFNTTGLMLITNDGAWSRRLTQPQTKLPKVYYVETEEAIGPEYAITFAEGIYFAFEDLTTQPAHLERLGPRSARLSIVEGRYHQVKRMFGFFNNKVLRLHRESMGPLLLDNALKPGEYRALRTEEIHLF; via the coding sequence ATGCGTGTCAACCGTTTCCTCAGCAACCTGCCCCGCTACAACCGTCAGCAGGTTCGTCTGTTGCTGGTGGAAAAGCGCGTGCGGATTGACGGAAAAGTCGTCAGCGATCCCCACAGCGAAGTACTCGACTTCAGCCGAGTCGAAGTCGACGACGAGGTGTTGCAGGTCGGTAAACCGGCGCGCTACTTCATGCTGCACAAACCACCGGGCTGCGTCAGTGCCACCCGTGACCCGCAGCACCCGACCGTGCTCGACCTGATCGACGAACCCGACAAGGACGATCTGCACATCGCCGGGCGTCTGGACTTCAACACCACCGGTCTGATGCTGATCACCAACGACGGCGCGTGGTCGCGCCGTCTGACCCAGCCACAGACCAAGCTGCCGAAGGTCTATTACGTCGAAACCGAAGAGGCGATCGGGCCGGAATACGCGATCACCTTCGCCGAGGGCATCTACTTCGCCTTCGAGGACCTGACCACACAACCGGCGCATCTGGAACGGCTCGGCCCACGCTCGGCGCGGTTAAGCATCGTCGAGGGTCGTTACCATCAGGTGAAGCGCATGTTTGGGTTCTTCAACAACAAAGTCCTGCGCCTGCACCGCGAATCCATGGGCCCGCTACTGCTCGATAACGCGCTAAAACCGGGCGAGTACCGTGCTTTGCGCACCGAAGAGATCCATTTGTTCTAA
- a CDS encoding alpha/beta fold hydrolase, whose product MRPEIAVLDIQGQYRVYTEFYRADAAEKTIILVNGSMATTASFAQTVKNLHPQFNVVCYDQPYAGRSKAHNRHEKHLTKEVEGQILLELIDHFAAEHVLSFSWGGAATLVALAQQPRRIERAVISSFSPVINAHMLDYLERGVDYLGQRDGDRVGHLVNNTIGKHLPSLFKRFNYRHVSSLAEHEYGQMHFHISDVLHSDRQCYLNAAKKINVPVLFLNGEWDEYTAAEDARLFGNHVAHSTFTTLQATGHFLDMEHKAACRDSQNALLGFLKPAQQASRTRYSFVQDQHALAI is encoded by the coding sequence ATGAGGCCAGAAATCGCTGTGCTGGATATACAGGGTCAGTATCGGGTTTACACGGAGTTCTATCGCGCAGACGCCGCAGAAAAGACCATCATCCTGGTCAACGGCTCGATGGCCACGACTGCGTCGTTTGCACAGACTGTGAAAAACCTGCACCCGCAATTCAACGTGGTTTGCTACGACCAGCCCTACGCGGGCCGGTCAAAAGCCCACAACCGACACGAGAAACATCTGACGAAGGAAGTCGAAGGGCAGATCCTGCTCGAGCTGATCGACCACTTCGCCGCCGAACACGTGCTCTCTTTTTCCTGGGGCGGCGCAGCTACGCTGGTTGCCCTCGCGCAACAGCCACGGCGCATCGAACGAGCGGTGATCAGTTCGTTCTCGCCAGTGATCAACGCACACATGCTCGATTACCTTGAGCGCGGCGTCGATTACCTCGGGCAACGCGACGGCGATCGCGTCGGGCACCTGGTCAACAACACTATCGGCAAACATCTGCCGTCACTGTTCAAACGCTTCAACTATCGCCACGTCAGCAGCCTGGCGGAACACGAATACGGGCAGATGCACTTCCACATCAGCGACGTGCTGCACAGCGATCGGCAGTGCTATCTGAATGCAGCGAAAAAGATCAACGTGCCGGTGCTGTTTCTAAACGGCGAATGGGACGAATACACCGCCGCTGAAGACGCTCGCCTGTTCGGCAACCACGTGGCACACAGCACCTTCACTACGCTGCAAGCCACCGGGCACTTCCTCGACATGGAACACAAGGCCGCCTGCCGCGATAGCCAGAACGCCTTGCTCGGCTTTCTGAAACCGGCGCAGCAGGCCAGCCGAACGCGTTACTCGTTTGTTCAGGATCAACATGCACTGGCCATTTGA
- the atzF gene encoding allophanate hydrolase, with the protein MNLQLDVLRQAYRSGATTPRQLLPKLREKAAALNPDYHLFIHLLSAEELEPYLAAFDGRDLDSLPLYGVPFAIKDNIDLAGIPTTAACPDFSYVPERSATIVEQLLALGAIPLGKTNLDQFATGLNGSRSPFGACPNSVLAEYPSGGSSAGSSLAVALGVASFALGTDTAGSGRVPAALNNLVGLKASKGLISTAGVLPACRTLDCVTTFTATAREASQLLALTAKLDPRDEYSRRNPSWNDGSAFGAPRAFRFGVPRAQDLEFFGCVESPLLFGDAIDRLKALGGEAVELDLSPFLEAARLLYEGPWVAERYSVAGELMEQNPAAVLPVIRAVLAKAPAVTGVQTFRAQYRLQALKALCDQALEGLDCVLTPTIGRPVTLAELDAEPVLRNSELGYYTNFMNLLDYAAVAVPSAFMANGLPWGVTLFGRVFTDQYLLSVADALQRQLDCDLPTPANAARHDRARIVVCGAHLQGLALNWQLTQRVGRLLETTFSSPDYQLYALAGGPPLRPGMVRVKHGGVAIAVEVWELPSSELGSFLTGIPAPLGLGKVQLADGRWESGFICEPYGLEGALDISHLGGWRTYLETRS; encoded by the coding sequence ATGAATCTGCAACTCGATGTTCTGCGCCAGGCCTATCGCTCCGGCGCCACCACACCGCGTCAGCTGCTGCCGAAGCTGCGGGAAAAAGCCGCCGCGCTGAACCCGGATTATCACCTGTTCATTCATCTGCTCAGCGCCGAAGAACTGGAGCCGTACCTCGCCGCCTTCGACGGTCGTGACCTCGACAGTCTGCCGCTGTACGGCGTGCCCTTCGCGATCAAGGACAACATTGATCTGGCCGGCATTCCCACCACCGCCGCATGCCCGGACTTTTCTTACGTGCCAGAGCGCTCGGCGACCATCGTCGAGCAATTGCTGGCGCTGGGGGCGATTCCGCTGGGCAAGACCAATCTCGATCAGTTCGCCACCGGCCTCAATGGCAGTCGCTCGCCTTTTGGCGCATGCCCCAACAGCGTGTTGGCGGAGTATCCGTCCGGCGGTTCCAGCGCCGGTTCGTCGCTGGCGGTGGCATTGGGCGTGGCGAGTTTTGCCCTGGGCACCGACACCGCAGGCTCCGGTCGGGTGCCGGCGGCGCTGAACAATCTGGTCGGGTTGAAGGCGAGCAAAGGGCTGATCTCCACGGCCGGCGTGCTGCCGGCTTGCCGCACGCTGGATTGCGTGACTACGTTCACCGCCACTGCGCGTGAGGCCAGTCAATTGCTGGCGCTGACCGCCAAACTTGATCCGCGTGATGAGTACAGCCGCCGCAATCCATCATGGAATGACGGCTCGGCGTTTGGTGCGCCACGGGCGTTTCGTTTCGGTGTGCCGCGCGCGCAGGACCTTGAGTTTTTCGGCTGCGTCGAAAGCCCGCTGCTGTTCGGCGATGCCATCGACCGGCTCAAGGCTTTGGGTGGCGAAGCGGTTGAACTGGATCTGTCGCCGTTCCTCGAAGCCGCACGCTTGCTCTACGAAGGGCCGTGGGTCGCCGAGCGCTACAGCGTCGCCGGTGAACTGATGGAGCAGAATCCCGCAGCGGTGTTGCCGGTGATCCGCGCCGTGCTGGCCAAAGCGCCAGCGGTGACCGGCGTGCAGACCTTCCGCGCGCAGTATCGCTTGCAAGCCCTGAAAGCCCTGTGCGACCAGGCACTCGAAGGGCTCGACTGCGTACTGACCCCGACCATCGGCCGCCCGGTGACACTGGCCGAACTGGACGCAGAACCGGTGCTGCGCAACTCCGAACTGGGTTACTACACCAACTTCATGAACCTGCTCGACTACGCCGCCGTCGCCGTGCCGAGCGCGTTCATGGCCAACGGTTTGCCGTGGGGCGTGACGTTGTTTGGCCGGGTGTTTACCGATCAATACCTGCTGAGCGTGGCCGATGCATTGCAGCGTCAGTTGGATTGCGACCTGCCGACACCGGCGAACGCAGCTCGCCATGATCGCGCACGCATCGTGGTGTGTGGCGCGCATCTGCAGGGGTTGGCGTTGAACTGGCAACTGACCCAGCGGGTTGGGCGCTTGCTGGAGACAACGTTCAGTTCGCCGGACTATCAACTGTATGCGTTGGCCGGCGGCCCACCACTGCGTCCGGGGATGGTACGAGTCAAGCATGGCGGCGTGGCGATTGCGGTGGAAGTGTGGGAGTTGCCGAGCAGCGAATTGGGCTCGTTCCTGACCGGAATTCCGGCGCCGCTTGGACTGGGCAAGGTGCAGTTGGCGGATGGGCGTTGGGAGAGCGGATTTATCTGCGAACCGTATGGTCTGGAAGGTGCGCTGGACATCAGCCATTTGGGCGGGTGGCGGACGTATCTTGAAACTCGGAGCTGA
- a CDS encoding sensor domain-containing diguanylate cyclase, whose product MPLRSPLYSQRSLVLTLIALLGAGFLATSLLSYYASRASIRDSIVNTELPLTSDTVYSEIQKDLVRPILISSMMSRDTFMRDWVVNGEQNPEQMTRYLDEVMTHYGAYTAFFVSDSTHTYYHAKGVLKQVKVDEPRDTWYFRVRDMKDPYEINVDPDLANKDNLTFFINYKVYDYHNRFIGAAGVGLTVDAVIKLIDKYQQRYQRSVYFVDTFGRLVLTGADGGPEGAHIGQRLGELESLKGLVSQLPKPHSGSYEYATHGQGHFLNVRFIPELNWYLFVDKREDGALSEIRQSLYLNLLICLLVTLIVLALLNRVIKRFQRKIHAQATLDSLTELPNRRGFDILAAQALHEAQRETKPLTALLLDLDHFKVLNDTYGHMAGDQVLIGFARDLQSCLRHADIVCRWGGEEFIVLLKDTDGDTAQKIAEKIRQHVEQHEYAYNGHSLNLTVSIGVTTLQRDDTLHSLLSRADHAMYRAKQTGRNRICVEMPHSTYA is encoded by the coding sequence ATGCCGCTTCGTTCTCCCCTGTACTCGCAACGCTCGCTGGTCCTGACGCTGATCGCCCTCCTCGGCGCCGGGTTCCTCGCCACGTCACTGCTGAGCTACTACGCCTCCCGCGCATCGATCCGCGACAGCATCGTCAACACCGAACTGCCGCTGACCTCCGACACGGTCTACTCGGAAATCCAGAAAGACCTGGTCCGGCCGATCCTGATTTCTTCGATGATGTCCCGCGATACTTTCATGCGCGACTGGGTGGTCAACGGTGAACAGAACCCCGAGCAGATGACCCGCTACCTCGACGAGGTCATGACCCATTACGGCGCCTACACGGCGTTTTTCGTGTCCGACAGCACCCACACCTATTACCACGCCAAAGGCGTGCTCAAGCAGGTCAAGGTCGATGAGCCGCGCGACACCTGGTACTTCCGCGTGCGCGACATGAAAGACCCGTACGAAATCAACGTCGACCCGGATCTGGCCAACAAGGACAACCTGACGTTCTTCATCAACTACAAGGTCTACGACTACCACAACCGCTTCATCGGCGCGGCGGGCGTCGGCCTGACCGTGGACGCGGTGATCAAGCTGATCGACAAGTATCAACAGCGCTATCAACGCAGCGTGTATTTCGTCGATACCTTCGGCCGGCTGGTGTTGACCGGTGCCGACGGCGGCCCGGAAGGTGCGCACATCGGCCAGCGTCTCGGTGAACTCGAAAGCCTGAAAGGCCTGGTCAGTCAATTGCCCAAACCGCACAGCGGCAGCTATGAATATGCCACCCATGGTCAGGGGCATTTTCTCAACGTGCGATTTATTCCGGAGTTGAACTGGTACCTGTTCGTCGATAAACGCGAGGACGGCGCGCTGAGTGAAATCCGGCAGTCGCTGTACTTGAATCTGCTGATCTGCCTGTTGGTGACGCTGATTGTCCTGGCGTTGCTCAACCGTGTGATCAAACGTTTCCAGCGCAAAATCCACGCCCAGGCCACCCTCGACAGCCTCACCGAACTGCCCAACCGCCGAGGCTTCGACATTCTCGCCGCACAGGCTCTGCACGAAGCGCAACGCGAGACCAAACCACTGACCGCGTTGCTGCTCGACCTCGATCACTTCAAAGTGTTGAACGACACCTACGGACACATGGCCGGCGATCAGGTGTTGATCGGTTTTGCCCGCGATCTGCAAAGCTGCCTGCGCCACGCCGACATTGTCTGCCGCTGGGGTGGTGAGGAATTTATCGTTTTGCTGAAGGACACCGACGGCGACACCGCTCAGAAAATTGCCGAGAAGATCCGCCAACATGTCGAACAGCATGAATATGCCTACAACGGCCACAGCCTCAATCTGACGGTGAGCATCGGTGTCACCACCCTGCAACGCGATGACACCTTGCACAGCCTGCTGTCGCGGGCCGATCATGCGATGTACCGGGCCAAACAAACCGGCCGCAACCGAATCTGCGTGGAAATGCCTCACTCGACTTATGCCTGA
- a CDS encoding cysteine-rich CWC family protein, with amino-acid sequence MPESDVKPDHCPACGARNDCSLADPRTADRECWCYGVTIDPAVLQALPPELRNQSCLCPRCAQVEAQLQATRPSIP; translated from the coding sequence ATGCCTGAATCTGACGTTAAACCCGACCATTGCCCGGCCTGCGGCGCCCGCAACGACTGCAGCCTCGCCGACCCGCGCACCGCCGACCGCGAATGCTGGTGCTATGGCGTGACTATCGACCCGGCCGTGCTCCAAGCGCTGCCGCCAGAACTGCGCAACCAATCCTGCCTGTGCCCGCGTTGCGCGCAGGTCGAGGCGCAACTGCAAGCGACCCGGCCGTCGATCCCGTAA